The Ananas comosus cultivar F153 linkage group 2, ASM154086v1, whole genome shotgun sequence genome contains a region encoding:
- the LOC109706955 gene encoding probable alpha,alpha-trehalose-phosphate synthase [UDP-forming] 9, whose product MASKSSANLLDGCSDDVFDFRQAVKSLPRVITAPGIITDVDEDTKNDEDLSSSRSVSRNRKVIVANFLPLNSVKDQSTGEWCFTWDEDSLLLQLKDGFSADFEVIYVGSLKVDIDPDEQENVAQKLLKELRCIPTFLSPELQNKFYHGFCKQQLWPLFHYMIPICLDKGELFDRSLFQAYVSANKTFADKVMEAINSDDDYVWVHDYHLMLLPTFLRKRLNQVKLGFFLHSPFPSAEIYRTLPVRDEILKSLLNSDVIGFQTFDYARHFLSCCSRMLGINYESKRGYIGLEYFGRTVSIKILPVGVHIGRLESVLQLPATVNKVREIEERYKGKTLLLGVDDMDIFKGISLKLLALELLLERNPKLRGGVVLVQIVNPARSAGKDVKEAREEAISIAERVNQCFGTANYKPVVLIDYPIPFYEKIAFYVAAECCIVNAVRDGMNLVPYEYIVCRQGTEEMDKCRGIDANFRHKSTLIVSEFVGCSPSLSGAFRVNPWCVEDVADAFYQATDLGEPEKQLRHEKHYRYVSSHNIAYWARSFLQDLERACKDHYNQRCWAIGFGLGFRVVSLSHGFRKLSLDHIVPSYKKANRRAIFLDYDGTIMPESSISKIPSTDIISMLNNLCGDPKNTVFIVSGRGWTSLGEWFASCEGLGIAAEHGYFIRWSKEADWETSSSALGSEWKKIAEPVMKLYSETTDGSFIETKESALVWHYQYADHDFGSCQAKELLDHLESVLANEPVVVKRGQHIVEVKPQGVSKGLVVEKLIRTMLCDGKPPDLLMCIGDDRSDEDMFETINSTASSSLFPIVPEVFACTVGQKPSKAKYFVDDTSEVLKLLKRIAAISTQNDNIAVSRVNFDVPLELAD is encoded by the exons ATGGCCTCGAAGTCCTCTGCAAATCTTCTTGATGGGTGTTCTGATGATGTGTTCGACTTCCGTCAAGCTGTGAAATCGCTTCCGCGTGTAATAACAGCTCCTGGAATTATAACTGATGTTGATGAGGATACTAAGAATGATGAGGATTTAAGTAGTTCGAGATCAGTGTCTCGAAACCGCAAAGTAATAGTTGCTAACTTCCTTCCGTTGAACTCTGTAAAGGATCAAAGTACAGGAGAATGGTGCTTCACATGGGATGAAGACTCACTCTTGCTGCAACTGAAAGATGGCTTTTCTGCTGATTTTGAAGTAATTTACGTAGGTAGTCTTAAGGTTGATATAGATCCTGATGAACAAGAGAATGTTGCCCAAAAACTTCTAAAGGAGCTAAGGTGCATACCCACCTTCCTTTCTCCTGAACTTCAAAATAAATTCTACCATGGCTTCTGCAAGCAGCAACTGTGGCCTCTTTTCCATTACATGATACCGATTTGCCTCgacaaaggtgaactcttcgaTCGTTCTCTGTTCCAAGCCTATGTTTCAGCCAATAAAACCTTCGCTGATAAAGTAATGGAGGCGATAAATTCCGATGATGACTATGTTTGGGTTCATGACTACCATCTTATGCTTCTCCCAACTTTTCTAAGGAAACGACTGAACCAGGTCAAGCTTGGTTTCTTCCTTCACAGCCCGTTTCCCTCTGCAGAGATATACAGGACGCTGCCGGTTAGGGATGAAATCCTGAAATCTTTGCTTAATTCCGACGTAATAGGTTTCCAAACATTTGATTATGCCCGTCACTTTCTCTCTTGTTGTAGTAGAATGTTAGGGATAAATTATGAGTCAAAACGCGGTTATATTGGGCTCGAGTACTTTGGTCGAACAGTGAGCATTAAGATTCTCCCTGTCGGTGTTCATATAGGCCGTCTCGAATCAGTTCTACAACTACCTGCCACAGTAAATAAGGTCCgagaaattgaagagagatACAAGGGTAAAACGTTACTTTTAGGTGTAGATGACATGGATATCTTTAAAGGTATCAGTCTCAAATTGCTGGCGCTTGAGCTTCTATTAGAAAGGAACCCTAAGCTTAGAGGAGGAGTAGTCCTTGTACAAATTGTTAACCCTGCAAGAAGCGCAGGAAAAGATGTTAAGGAAGCAAGAGAGGAAGCAATTTCTATAGCCGAAAGGGTCAATCAATGTTTTGGTACCGCAAACTACAAGCCTGTGGTCCTTATTGACTACCCAATACCTTTCTACGAGAAAATCGCTTTCTATGTGGCAGCCGAATGTTGCATTGTGAATGCTGTTAGGGATGGCATGAACTTAGTTCCATATGAGTACATAGTTTGTAGACAGGGAACTGAGGAGATGGATAAGTGCAGAGGTATTGATGCTAACTTCCGTCACAAAAGCACCCTTATAGTGTCTGAATTTGTCGGTTGCTCTCCTTCTCTTAGTGGGGCTTTTCGGGTGAATCCTTGGTGTGTCGAAGATGTGGCTGATGCTTTCTATCAAGCAACTGATTTAGGAGAACCTGAGAAGCAGTTACGTCATGAAAAGCATTATCGCTATGTCAGTTCTCACAATATTGCTTACTGGGCCAGAAGCTTTTTGCAAGATCTCGAGAGGGCGTGCAAGGACCACTATAATCAAAGGTGTTGGGCTATCGGGTTTGGTTTAGGATTTAGAGTTGTTTCCCTTTCTCATGGTTTTAGGAAGTTGTCTCTGGATCACATTGTTCCCTCTTATAAGAAGGCTAATAGAAGGGCGATATTTCTCGACTATGATGGCACTATAATGCCTGAATCGTCTATTAGTAAAATTCCGAGTACGGACATCATTTCTATGCTGAACAATCTGTGCGGTGACCCAAAGAACACTGTATTTATTGTTAGTGGGAGAGGATGGACTTCTCTTGGTGAGTGGTTTGCTTCGTGCGAGGGCCTTGGTATAGCTGCTGAACACGGCTATTTTATCAG GTGGAGTAAAGAAGCTGACTGGGAAACTAGTTCATCTGCTCTTGGCTCTGAGTGGAAAAAGATTGCCGAACCTGTAATGAAGCTCTATTCTGAAACAACTGATGGCTCCTTTATAGAAACCAAGGAGAGTGCACTTGTGTGGCATTACCAGTACGCGGACCATGACTTTGGTTCATGCCAAGCTAAGGAGCTACTGGACCATCTTGAGAGTGTGCTTGCAAATGAGCCAGTGGTTGTGAAGAGGGGTCAACATATTGTCGAAGTTAAACCTCAG GGAGTTAGTAAGGGGTTGGTTGTGGAGAAGCTCATCAGAACAATGCTCTGTGACGGGAAGCCTCCTGATCTTTTGATGTGTATCGGTGATGATCGATCTGACGAGGACATGTTTGAAACCATTAATAGTACTGCCTCAAGTAGCCTTTTTCCCATTGTCCCGGAAGTTTTTGCATGCACGGTCGGCCAAAAGCCGAGCAAGGCAAAGTACTTTGTAGATGATACCAGTGAAGTGTTAAAGTTGTTGAAAAGAATCGCCGCCATTTCAACTCAAAATGACAATATTGCCGTCAGTCGAGTTAACTTTGACGTGCCGCTTGAGTTGGCTGATTAA